Proteins co-encoded in one Malus sylvestris chromosome 7, drMalSylv7.2, whole genome shotgun sequence genomic window:
- the LOC126630644 gene encoding uncharacterized protein LOC126630644 — protein MVKAIRVHELGGPEVLKWEDVEVEEPKEGEIRVKNKAIGLNFIDVYFRKGIYKAPTLPYTPGVEACGVVTAVGPGLTGRQVGDIVAYAGQPMGSYAEEQILPANRAVPVPASIDPTVAASLLLKGMTTQFLVRRCFKVEPGHTVLVHAAAGGVGSLLCQWANALGATVIGTVSTKEKAAQAKEDGCHHVIIYKEEDFVARVKEITSDKGVEVVYDSVGKDTFEGSLAVLKLRGYMVSFGQSSGVPDPVPLPALQAKSLFLTRPGLFHYTVTQDELLETAEDVFANVSSGVLRVRVNHTYSLAEAAQAHADLENRRTSGSVVLIP, from the exons GTGAAGAACAAGGCTATCGGGCTTAATTTCATCGATGTATACTTCCGCAAAGGCATTTACAAGGCTCCTACGCTTCCCTACACCCCag GTGTCGAGGCTTGTGGAGTTGTGACGGCTGTGGGACCTGGACTAACAGGCAGGCAAGTTGGAGATATAGTAGCATATGCTGGTCAGCCAATGGGCTCATATGCGGAAGAGCAGATCCTTCCTGCGAACAGAGCTGTGCCTGTTCCTGCTTCCATTGATCCTACAGTCGCAGCATCCCTCTTGCTTAAGGGTATGACAACTCAGTTTCTAGTACGCCGTTGTTTCAAG GTCGAACCTGGACACACAGTCCTTGTTCATGCAGCAGCTGGTGGAGTCGGATCCCTTCTATGCCAGTGGGCTAATGCCCTTGGTGCCACTGTCATTGGAACTGTCTCAACTAAAGAGAAGGcagctcaagccaaggaggaTGGATGCCACCATGTCATAATCTATAAGGAAGAGGACTTTGTCGCTCGTGTGAAAGAAATAACATCCGACAAGGGGGTTGAGGTTGTCTACGATTCTGTTGGGAAGGATACATTTGAG GGATCACTAGCGGTCTTAAAACTTCGAGGATACATGGTGAGTTTTGGGCAGTCATCAGGCGTGCCTGATCCAGTTCCATTACCAGCTCTTCAAGCGAAATCACTCTTCTTGACAAGGCCTGGCCTCTTTCATTACACTGTTACTCAAGACGAATTGTTAGAGACTGCAGAAGATGTATTTGCTAATGTTTCATCGGGTGTACTGCGTGTTCGAGTGAATCACACCTACTCGTTAGCTGAAGCAGCACAGGCACACGCAGACCTCGAGAACAGGAGAACATCTGGATCTGTTGTGCTTATCCCCTAG